A part of Fusarium oxysporum Fo47 chromosome III, complete sequence genomic DNA contains:
- a CDS encoding amino acid permease/ SLC12A domain-containing protein, whose product MTESFEKEKTNDLGLVESQRQGEMAQPNELRRDFKPHQVFMFSIACAIGTGLVIGTGSALSRGGPGSLLIAYILIGITVFFVMTAIGEMATFLPMNKGFGGYATRMVDPALGFATGWNYFFKYIIATPTNLTAAGLVIQFWRPDLNVAIWITIFGVAIVAVNILHVNSFGETEFWLGFAKVLIMTTLIITTFVVAMGGGPNHHRSGFRYWQDPGAFAEYLLEGPKGRFLGFWACCCQACFGFTGTEVVGMTFGETPNPRKNVPRAVKQTFWRIACFYILGVLVLGMAVPYDNEQLIGATKQKTSGAASPFVVAVTLGGVPIFADIINGCLLVFTLSAASSADIYCASRSLYGLAKDGQAPRIFAKARENGNPIFAVGITSLFICLGYMNASKSSSTVFGYFVSLVTVFAVLNWVAILISHIRFRQALKSQGIVAADMPYVGFLQPYGSYFSLCISLLVIVFNGYDAFIPHFKPEVFVLKYLGTVIFIFNFVWWKVSKKTTFWSASDVDLNTGRREWEETERSEEVHWEGGLWKNVLDKFKR is encoded by the exons ATGACTGAATCgtttgagaaagaaaagaccaACGACCTTGGCCTGGTCGAATCGCAAAGGCAGGGCGAAATGGCTCAGCCTAACGAACTACGAAGGGACTTCAAGCCACATCAGGTCTTCATGTTCTCGATTGCTTGTGCAATCGGCACAGGACTTGTGATCGGTACAGGCAGTGCTTTGTCCAGAGGCGGGCCAGGCAGTCTCTTGATTGCGTATATCCTCATAGGGATCAcggtcttcttcgtcatgaCTGCTATTGGAGAGATGGCGACTTTTCTTCCCATGAATAAGGGATTCGGAGGTTACGCGACGCGCATGGTTGATCCAGCTCTCGG TTTCGCAACTGGCTGGAACTACTTCTTCAAGTACATCATAGCCACGCCGACAAACCTTACGGCTGCTGGGCTGGTCATCCAATTCTGGAGACCAGATCTGAACGTGGCCATCTGGATCACCATTTTTGGCGTCGCTATTGTAGCTGTCAAT ATTCTTCATGTCAACAGCTTCGGCGAGACCGAGTTCTGGCTTGGCTTTGCCAAGGTCCTCATCATGACGACTCTGATAATCACCACTTTCGTGGTTGCCATGGGTGGCGGTCCGAACCACCATCGATCCGGCTTTCGGTACTGGCAAGACCCTGGAGCATTTGCCGAGTACCTGCTTGAGGGGCCCAAGGGACGATTCCTCGGTTTCTGGGCCTGTTGTTGCCAAGCGTGCTTTGGTTTCACG GGCACTGAAGTCGTAGGCATGACTTTCGGCGAGACCCCAAACCCGCGGAAGAACGTCCCTCGAGCTGTCAAGCAGACGTTCTGGAGAATCGCCTGTTTCTATATCCTTGGCGTCTTGGTACTTGGCATGGCCGTTCCCTATGATAATGAGCAACTTATTGGCGCCACTAAGCAAAAGACGAGTGGAG CCGCTTCACCCTTCGTCGTTGCAGTGACTCTAGGTGGTGTCCCCATCTTCGCCGACATTATCAACGGATGCCTTTTAGTGTTCACTCTAAGTGCCGCAAGCTCAG CAGACATCTACTGCGCCTCTCGGTCTCTCTACGGTCTCGCCAAAGATGGCCAAGCGCCTCGCATCTTTGCCAAAGCGCGCGAAAACGGCAACCCGATATTCGCTGTCGGTATCACGTCCTTGTTCATCTGCTTGGGGTACATGAACGCCAGCAAGTCTTCTTCTACAGTATTTGGCTACTTTGTCAGCCTTGTGACGGTTTTTGCTGTTCTCAACTGGGTTGCTATTCTAATCTCTCACATCCGTTTCCGACAAGCATTGAAGTCGCAAGGAATCGTCGCAGCTGATATGCCCTATGTTGGGTTTCTACAGCCATACGGCTCATACTTTTCACTATGCATCTCTCTTCTGGTCATTGTCTTCAATG GTTACGATGCTTTTATCCCCCATTTCAAGCCCGAGGTTTTTGTTCTCAAGTACCTCGGTACCGTGATTTTCATTTTCAATTTTGTTTGGTGGAAGGTTTCAAAGAAGACTACTTTTTGGTCCGCTTCAGATGTGGACCTCAACACAGGTAGACGGGAGTGGGAAGAAACGGAGAGATCGGAGGAAGTGCATTGGGAGGGTGGACTGTGGAAGAATGTTCTTGACAAGTTCAAGCGATAG
- a CDS encoding uncharacterized protein (expressed protein), whose protein sequence is MQTVYYSELSNTCEEQFGDYLGVRSENGVNYEGFVYALESTPSGPPLRSPRYVEFGRG, encoded by the coding sequence ATGCAAACTGTGTATTATTCTGAACTGAGCAATACTTGTGAGGAGCAATTTGGAGATTATTTGGGAGTTAGGTCAGAGAATGGAGTGAACTATGAGGGGTTCGTCTATGCGTTAGAGAGTACGCCAAGCGGGCCCCCTCTGAGGAGTCCGAGATATGTTGAGTTCGGGAGAGGGTAG
- a CDS encoding Pyruvate/Phosphoenolpyruvate kinase-like domain-containing protein, with amino-acid sequence MLACQNSLKTRVANGQLCKALGVRLITNPQVVQLAKNANFDSLFIDLEHSTLSLDDAGKFCGAGLALGITPFKVLDAGAMGIIFPHVQNSDEAKAAVAISKYPPQGCRSITGQLPALSLKSYPQADVIRETNEHASSVFVMIENEGAVQRVEEIAAVEGVDVVLIGSNDLAIELGAPDDFRSDRFRQALMRVSKACRKYGKVMGLAGIYGTPDIHDWAIHTLGVRFMLCQQDSGLIAGAAAKCLAAVEMVEKAPSSKSTNGST; translated from the exons ATGCTCGCTTGTCAGAATTCTCTCAAGACAAGGGTCGCCAACGGGCAGCTCTGCAAG GCCCTTGGTGTACGACTCATCACAAACCCTCAAGTAGTACAACTAGCCAAGAATGCAAATTTCGATAGTCTCTTCATCGATTTGGAACACTCAACGCTCTCTCTCGACGACGCAGGCAAGTTTTGTGGTGCTGGACTTGCTCTCGGCATAACGCCATTT AAAGTCCTCGACGCAGGTGCCATGGGAATAATCTTTCCTCATGTACAAAACTCGG ATGAAGCAAAGGCAGCTGTGGCCATATCGAAATATCCCCCTCAAGGCTGTCGCTCAATCACCGGCCAACTACCCGCCCTATCCCTCAAGTCCTACCCTCAAGCCGATGTGATCCGAGAGACCAACGAGCACGCATCATCAGTGTTCGTCATGATAGAGAACGAGGGGGCCGTCCAAAGAGTAGAGGAGATCGCCGCCGTGGAGGGAGTCGACGTTGTGCTAATTGGGTCCAATGACTTGGCTATCGAACTTGGTGCCCCTGACGATTTTCGCAGCGACAGATTTCGCCAGGCTTTGATGCGGGTGAGCAAAGCATGCAGGAAGTATGGAAAGGTTATGGGTCTTGCGGGTATCTATGGTACGCCTGATATTCACGATTGGGCTATTCATACATTGGGTGTGCGGTTCATGCTGTGCCAGCAAGATTCAGGGTTGATCGCGGGCGCTGCAGCGAAATGCTTGGCTGCTGTAGAAATGGTTGAGAAAGCCccttcatcaaagtcgacgAATGGGTCAACTTAA
- a CDS encoding major facilitator superfamily domain-containing protein, translating to MANSTVHPEIDMSHEEKHDLEQIETKDNGQSAHDTKFEKRVLRKIDTRLLPILGCLYTIALVDRSNIAVARISGMDEDLDLAVDNRVSIVLMVFFIGYIIFEIPSNAFIHKLGAANWLAFLAFAWGLVSLGIGFLNNWAGLAVLRALLGVFEAGFFPGCVYLVSSWYKRYEVQKRMAGFFLTASALSAFANILAYGLIQISKTHHYKGWRWIFIVEGAITVVAGIGSWFIIVDFPDSDKNTFLTPEERAFVKERLAEDRGPEEREKVTMKIIGQTAADWKPWAHSLMYMAGAVGVYAFLFFLPIILRGGLGYSLELSFILSTPPALFAVVEAMGISWLADKTRLRGPFVIFQGLIGIIGLCMTGFLNSPTPRYVGTFLGVAGANGLVVTTLAWQANNIVGDARRAVSTGFLISMSGVGGIYSSMVFPVQANKMHQTTSLDS from the exons ATGGCCAACAGCACCGTTCACCCAGAGATTGACATGTCTCACGAGGAAAAACATGACCTAGAACAGATTGAAACCAAGGACAATGGCCAATCAGCTCACGACACCAAATTCGAGAAGCGCGTCCTTCGAAAAATTGATACTCGACTCCTACCTATCCTCGGATGCCTTTACACAATCGCCCTTGTCGACCGATCCAACATCGCGGTCGCTCGCATCTCCGGCATGGATGAAGACCTCGACCTCGCTGTTGACAATCGCGTGTCTATTGTCTTGATGGTCTTCTTCATCGGATACATCATTTTCGAGATCCCCAGCAATGCTTTCATTCACAAGCTCGGTGCAGCCAATTGGCTTGCCTTTCTGGCTTTTGCCTGGGGTTTGGTGTCGCTTGGCAttggcttcttgaacaaCTGGGCTGGCCTCGCTGTACTGAGAGCTCTTCTTGGCGTTTTCGAGGCTGGTTTCTTTCCAG GCTGTGTTTATCTTGTGTCTTCCTGGTACAAGAGATATGAGGTACAGAAGCGCAtggcaggcttcttcttgacagcTTCTGCGCTGTCAGCGTTCGCCAACATTCTTGCATACGGCCTGATACAGATTTCCAAGACTCATCACTACAAAGG ATGGCGTTGgatcttcatcgtcgaagGTGCCATCACAGTCGTCGCCGGCATCGGCTCATggttcatcatcgtcgactTTCCCGACTCCGACAAAAACACATTCCTCACCCCCGAAGAACGTGCCTTCGTCAAAGAACGCCTCGCTGAAGACCGTGGCCCCGAAGAACGAGAGAAAGTGACCATGAAAATCATTGGCCAGACAGCTGCTGACTGGAAGCCCTGGGCACATTCGCTTATGTATATGGCCGGTGCTGTTGGAGTATAtgccttcttgttcttcctgcCTATCATCCTACGAGGTGGTCTTGGATACTCACTTGAGCTTTCGTTTATTTTGAGTACACCTCCAGCACTGTTTGCTGTCGTTGAAGCAATGGGTATCTCGTGGCTTGCTGATAAGACGAGACTGCGAGGTCCGTTCGTCATCTTCCAAGGCCTGATTGGCATCATTGGGCTATGCATGACTGGTTTTCTCAATTCACCAACACCTCGCTATGTCGGCACATTTCTTGGCGTCGCTGGCGCTAATGGCCTAGTTGTGACGACACTTGCGTGGCAGGCCAATAACATTGTCGGGGATGCCCGACGTGCTGTATCCACTGGCTTCCTTATCAGCATGAGTGGTGTTGGTGGGATTTATTCCAGCATGGTATTCC CAGTCCAGGCCAACAAGATGCACCAAACTACATCCCTGGACTCGTAG